Part of the bacterium genome is shown below.
CGGTACCGGTCAACTACCCAAGTTTGAAGAAGACCAATACCGGACTGAAGCCGACGATTTCTTTTTGATCCCGACGGCTGAAGTGCCGATTACCAATCTGCATCGCGACGAAATGCTGGCCGAAGCTGAACTGCCGATTGCGTATTGCGGATATACTCCCTGTTTCCGCCGTGAAGCCGGATCATACGGCAAGGACACGCGCGGTTTTCTGCGGCTGCACCAGTTTGACAAGGTCGAATTGGTTAAGTTTACAAAGCCTGAAGACTCCTACACGGAGCATGACAAGCTCACAGCGGATGCGACACACCTGCTTGAACTGCTTGGCATACACTATCGTGTAATGCTGCTGTGTGGCGGCGATATGGGTTTTGGCGCCGCGAAGTGTTACGATATTGAAATCTGGTCGCCCGGTGAAAAGAAGTGGCTGGAAGTGTCGTCGTGCTCCAACTACGAGGCGTTTCAGGCGCGCCGTGCCAATATTCGCTTCCGCCGCGCCGAGACAGGCAAGCCCGAATTTGCGCATACGTTGAACGGGTCGGGTTTGGCTACGCCGCGCTTGCTCGTGGTCTTGTTAGAGACATATCAGAATGACGATGGAACCGTGAGCATACCCGAAGTGTTGAAGAAGTACACCGGATTCGGATTGATCACGCCAAACGGAGTCCGCTGAGATTGGCCGCCGAGCGGGTAGCCGAGCTGTTGTACGCAGCGCGAGTGCTGGCCGGGATAAACTGCCTTCCTGCAACGGACGGGAACTTCTCGGCAAGACTTGCTGATGGCCGCGCTCTGGTCACCCGCCGCGGAATTGAGAAGCGCCTTCTCGCCGAATCTGACCTAATCGAAGTCAGCTTGGACGAGTTTCAGCCTACCGAAGCCTCGTCGGCATGGAAACTGCACCGCGCCTTGTACCATGCTCGACCCGATGTGTACGCAATCCTGCATGTTCACGCGCCGAATCTCGGCGTCTTCGTCGCGGCGGGCAAGGTGCCGGATGTCAAACTCCTCATGGAAGCCGAAATGACTTTGGGCGGCATAGCAATGATTCCGTATGCGGAACCCGGATCGCCCGATGTTGGACGGTTGGCCGTGGACATGGGGAACAATGCGGGCGTGTTGCTACTCGAGCGGCACGGAGTAGTGGCTCTTGGCGGCTCCGTTCAGGAAGCGCTGTATCGGATCGAGCGTGCCGAGTTTCTCGCGCGCGTTCAGCTTGACATGGCTTCACTCCGCTAATCGTGCGAATTCTGGCGATTGAGTCGAGCTGCGATGAGAATTCCGCCGCAATCCTCGATGATGGCAACGTCCTCGCCTTGGTCACCATCACGCAGCAAGTGCATCAGGCCTTTGGCGGTGTGGTGCCGGAGCTCGCGGGGCGGTCGCATTTAGAACTGCAAGATACCAACGTGCAACGAGCGCTGGCCGAGGCGCGGTGCTCGCTTGAGGATATTGACATGATCGCGGCCACGGCCGGGCCGGGATTGGTTGGCTCATTGCTTGTCGGACACTCGTTTGGATCGGCGTTGGCAACTTCTCGCGGGATTCCATTTGCCTCGATGCACCACATGGAAGGGCATCTTTGGTCGGTGGAGATGGACCGTGACCCTTTGCCGTTGCCATTCCTCGTCCTGTTGGCCAGCGGCGGGCACACCTTGCTGACCGTTGTGCGCGGCTTCCGTCACTATGACGTGATCGGCGCCACACGCGATGATGCAATGGGGGAGGCCTACGACAAGGTTGGTAAGCTGCTGGGACTTGGTTTTCCCGCCGGAGCTGCGATTGACCGATCCGCGCAGCGGGGTCGGCCAGATGCGGTTGACTTCCCGGTCGCCTTACGGGATGGCTCCTTTGATTTCAGCTTCTCAGGATTGAAGACGGCCGTCGCTTACAAACTGCGCGATGAACCGCAGTGGCTTGAAGAGAGACACCGTCCTGATCTATTGGCCTCGTTTCAGTCGGCCGCGATGCGATCTGTCTTGACTAAGATTGAACGTGCCGCGATCCAGTACCGTGTGCATGCCGTTTGCGCCGCAGGCGGAGTCGCCGCCAATAGCGCATTGCGCAGCGGGTTGGCAGACATCGCCGGGCGTTTGTCCATCGAGGTCGCCGTGCCACCGCTCAAGTATTGCGCAGATAACGCCGCGATGATTGGCTACGCCGCTCATAAACTGTGGCAAGCCGGACTGCCGGCGGAACAACTTCCGGTCAGACCGCGCTGGCCGATTACGGAATTACGATCACCAGCAGCAGCCTTTTCGAGTTGAGCTACACATTACCTTTGCTCGCGGTTCGCGGAGTCACTTTTGGGGCTCCGACATTGCTGTTTGTGTTATTGTCGATCGCCTGCATTGCGCTGGCCGTCATCGTTTATCGGCAAACGCTTCCTCCAGTCGGTACTTTGCGGCGCCGCAGTCTCGCGGCGATCCGCGCATTGGCGCTCTTGATCGTTTTGTTCTTGATCTTTGAACCGGTGTTACTTTGGTTAGATCGCCGCGACCAACACGCGCAAGTCCTGCTGCTGGTTGATCGGTCGGCCTCCATGGCTGTTGCCGACAACGGTGTCGTTCGCGATTCCGTGGTCAAGAACCTCCTGCGGCGAAGTGAATGGCAGGACTTGCTCAAGCGCGCGAGCTTGCGCGAATTCGCCTTCGGTGATTCCGCGGTATCCTCACCTTTGGATTCCATCCTCGCGTCCTCAGCCGATCTTGTCGGCTCGAATCCGGCGGATGCGTGGCTTGAAGCAGCCCGGGCGACGGCTGGTGAGGACGTTGGCGCGATTGTGCTGATCACCGATGGCGCTCAGAACTCCGGTCCGAATCCCGAACGGGTCGCCGTTGAGTCAGACGTTCCGATCTACACCATTGGCGTTGGCGACACGACGCTAAGACGCGACGCGCTGATCGCTGACATTTTGACCAATGATATCGCCTATAAAGGCGCGCAGGTTCCCGTCCGCGTTCGCGTGCGCGGTCAAGGACTCTCCGGGGCAAACGGTCGCCTTCGTCTGGTGGACTCGCGGTCGCGTACGCTGCTGGATGAGCCGCTGAAATTTGACGGTTCACTCTACGAGAAGACTCTCGAAGCGAGTTTTCAGGCTGACGTTGAGGGCGAGCTGAGATTGACCGCGATCCTGGACTCGATTCCGGGAGAATTGGCGACCGAGAACAATCGGCGCTCGCGCGTGGTCAGGATTCTCGATTCAAAGTACAATGTCGTCCTGTTGGCCGGAGCGCCGTCGCCGGACGTTACATTTCTCATGCAGGCGCTCGGTCAGGACACCACGGTTGCGGTTACCGCGCTGGTGGAAACGCGTAACGGCTTTGTCGGCGGGAAGAGCGCGAACGCCGAATTGCTCAATAGCGCTGACATGTTTGCGCTGGTCAACTATCCAACATCCGCGACGAACCGGCAGGTGTGGGATGCGGTTGCCGCTCGATTGGTCAGCGACGGTGTACCCCTCCTGTGGGTGAGTGGATCCGCCGTGTCACCGAGCGCATCGGAGAAGATTGATGATCGGCTGCCGTTCGACATGGCGCCGCAGAGCTTGGCTGACCGTGTGATCGTGCGCGATGGTGCCTCGCACTCCGCCATAAGCGCGCGCGGACCGTTGGCTGCAAATTGGGCTCAGTTGCCCCCCGTATCTGGCGCGGTGGGAAAGATCACCGCCAAACCCGCGGCCACCGTCGTCGCGACGTTCGCCAATGAGCTCACGCCGGAGTTACCCGGCGGACCTGCGCTGCTGATTAGCGACATGAACCGGCGCAGAACGGCGGCCTTTACGGTGCACGATATCTATCGCTGGGCATTAGGCAGAGCGAAAGAGTCCGCCGGGAACGACTTTTACTCCGATTTGACTGCGCGGCTGACAGCATGGCTACTCGCGCCTACTGAAGAGAAGCAGGTAAAAATCACGACGGACAAAAAGGTGTACAGCTCCGGTGAACCCGTGCGACTGCAGGCGCAGGTGTACGGTGCGGACTTGCAGCCGCTGGATGATGCCGGAGTGCTGGTTACCGTGGCGCAGAATGAGCAGACCGAGACAATCGCCTTGCGCGCCAAGGGCAACGGATTGTACGAAGGGCAGTTTACCGCGACGACGGCTGGTGATTTCACATATGGTGGCTTCGCCGTAGCGCGCGGCGACACTATTGGAAAGGACCGCGGCGCATTCGTTGTCGAATCATTTAACCTCGAGTGGCTTGACTCGCGAGCACGCTTTGATGTGCTCCAAGCTGTCTCACGCAACTCTGGAGGTCAATTCTTCAGTGCGAATCAGCCGGATTCGCTATTTGAAAAATTGGCGCTGCCAACACGAGTGATCGAGTCCCAACACGAAATTTCGCTGTGGAATCGCCCGCTCTTTCTTTGGATACTCATAGGCCTATTGGGCCTGGAATGGCTCTTGCGCAAGCGGAGCGGAATGTTATAACCAAAATACTATGAAAGTCACAGAAGAACTCAAACGCCGACGCACCCTGTCCACTTTAGGCGGCGGCGAAAAACGCATCGAGGCGCAGCACAAAAAGGGCAAAATGACCGCCCGCGAACGCCTTGACATCTTGTTGGACCCCGGTTCGTTTCACGAAATTGACGCACTCGTCACCCACCGTTCCCAACAGTTCGGACTCGGCGAGCAAATCGTCTACGGCGACGGAGTTGTCACCGGTTACGGGAAGATCGACGGACGCACTGTGTTCGTGTTTGCGCAGGACTTCACCGCCTTCGGCGGATCGCTGGCCGAAGCGCACGGTAAGAAGATTTGCAAGATCATGGATATGGCCATGAAGGTGGGCGCGCCTGTGATCGGTCTGAACGATTCCGGCGGCGCGCGCGTGCAGGAAGGCGTAGTATCGCTTGGAGCCTATGCCGACATTTTCCTGCGAAATACGCTCGCCTCCGGCGTCGTGCCTCAGCTCTCTGCAATCATGGGCCCTTGTGCCGGTGGCGCGGTTTATAGTCCGGCCATTACGGACTTCACGCTGATGGTCGAGAACACCAGCAATATGTTCGTGACTGGACCGAAGGTCGTGAAGACCGTTACGCATGAAGACATCACGAGCGAAGAACTCGGCGGCGCCGTCACGCACGCGTCAAAATCCGGTGTGGCGCACTTTGCCTGCCCGAATGAAGCACACTGTTTGCTGACTCTCCGCCGCATGCTCAGCTACATGCCGCAAAACAATCAGGAAGACCCGCCGCGCCAGCCCGTGCCGCAGCAGCCGCTGACGGATGACACGCTGGCCGCTCTCATTCCCGCCGAAGCCACGCGTCCCTATGACATGAAGGATGTCATCCGTCGTGTCGTGGACAAGGACTGCTTCGTGCGCTTCTGCGATGCCTTCAATATTCCGCTTGTCACGTTTGTGGATGTGCCGGGCTTCCTGCCGGGTACCGAGCAAGAGTGGAACGGCATCATCGTGAACGGCGCGAAACTCCTGTACGCCTATTGCGAAGCCACTGTTCCGAAGATCACCGTCATTACCCGCAAGGCATATGGCGGCGCCTACGACGTTATGAGTTCGAAGCACATCCGCGGCGATCTGAATTTCGCGTGGCCCACCGCGGAAATCGCGGTCATGGGCGCGCAGGGCGCAGTGGAAATTATCTTTGCCAAGGAAATCGCTTCAGCAGCTGATCCGGATGCCGCCAAGAAGAAATTCGTTGACGAGTATACAACGCTCTTCGCCAACCCGTTTGAAGCCGCTTCGTTCGGGTATATTGACGAAGTGATTGACCCGGCCGAGACCCGCAGCCGCATTATCAGCGCTCTTGAAACGCTGGAAAATAAGGTAGACAGCAATCCGCCGAAAAAACACGGCAATATTCCGCTGTAAGCTAACCAACAGCACATTCCGATATGGCCCGAATTCTACTGATTGACGACGACGACGACTATCGCGGCGTGTTGCGTGAGTTCATCGAAACTCGCGGGCACACCGTGCTCGAAGCCGTGTCAGCGCGTGACGGGATGGATATCTTCCTGCGCGAGAAGGTTGATCTTGTCGTCTCGGATTTCATGATGCCGGAAAAATCGGGCCTGGAGCTGCTGGGTGAGCTGCGCAATATCAATCCGAAGGTTCTGTTCATCATGGTCACGGGGTTTGCTTCGCTTGATACGGCCAAAGAGGCTATCAGACTCGGCGCCTATGACCTGCTGCCCAAACCCGTGGACATGGACCAGTTGACGGCGGTCATGCGCCGTGCCTTGGCTACAATCGAACTGCAAAGTAATCTCTCAACCGTGCGCGGAGTGAATTTCGCGCTCTTGCTGGCGATCCCGTTATGGTTGGGAGTTGGCTATCTGCTGTTCCGCTTCTTGAGCCGCTAATCTTCGCAAGGAGGAGCCATGTTTTCCCGCCCACTCGCACTGCCGCTTGTGTTCGCTTGCGTAGTTTTCGTGATGATGTCGTGCAAGAATGACAAGAAGATCACCGGTCCCGACAATCCTGATCCAGGCGCATATAGCCTCGAATTGCGGCCCGGGGATGACACCTTGCAGTATTTTGTCGAAAACCGCATCGTCATTCGTCTGTACCGCGGTACGGGCATGGCGGTCAATGACACGGTGTTGCTGCGCACGGAGTCGAACGTCGGTTTCTTGGACGAGAATCTGGTGATACCGCAATCAGACACGATTGCTCACCCGTGCGGTGCCAATCCTTGCGTAGATTATATTTGTGACGATCAAAACATCGGCAAGGACGTTATCTTCGGGTACGCGATTGCTGACGGTGAGACAGTGGCCACTGCGTCCGTGTCGTTCTTCGTCGAACCATAACAGGGCGCATCGCGATAGTGTTCGTAGCGAGAGCAGGCTTCACGGCCTGCTTTCGTCATGTTGATAACTTGCTCTTCTGGCGCCGGCACATAGGCCAATCAACGACCAAAATGTGGATAACTCATCAAATGAATGTTTATTAGTGGGTTAATTAGATTCTCGCCGTTTTGTCGTGATGGCCTCTT
Proteins encoded:
- the serS gene encoding serine--tRNA ligase, yielding MIDIRLIREKSDWVRARLEMRGVGHLLDGVVELDAERRALIERTDALKARRNELSREIADGAKRGDNIAPLKDQSRAIGDEIAGGDEALKRIESDLEARLLQIPNLPHDSVPAGKTADDNVVVKTWGTQPSFDFPVKDHLTLGKDLGIFDFERGTKITGSGFPVFRAAGAILERALITFFLETHRSRGVYTEVSVPFLVNRKSLIGTGQLPKFEEDQYRTEADDFFLIPTAEVPITNLHRDEMLAEAELPIAYCGYTPCFRREAGSYGKDTRGFLRLHQFDKVELVKFTKPEDSYTEHDKLTADATHLLELLGIHYRVMLLCGGDMGFGAAKCYDIEIWSPGEKKWLEVSSCSNYEAFQARRANIRFRRAETGKPEFAHTLNGSGLATPRLLVVLLETYQNDDGTVSIPEVLKKYTGFGLITPNGVR
- a CDS encoding class II aldolase/adducin family protein encodes the protein MAAERVAELLYAARVLAGINCLPATDGNFSARLADGRALVTRRGIEKRLLAESDLIEVSLDEFQPTEASSAWKLHRALYHARPDVYAILHVHAPNLGVFVAAGKVPDVKLLMEAEMTLGGIAMIPYAEPGSPDVGRLAVDMGNNAGVLLLERHGVVALGGSVQEALYRIERAEFLARVQLDMASLR
- the tsaD gene encoding tRNA (adenosine(37)-N6)-threonylcarbamoyltransferase complex transferase subunit TsaD; this translates as MRILAIESSCDENSAAILDDGNVLALVTITQQVHQAFGGVVPELAGRSHLELQDTNVQRALAEARCSLEDIDMIAATAGPGLVGSLLVGHSFGSALATSRGIPFASMHHMEGHLWSVEMDRDPLPLPFLVLLASGGHTLLTVVRGFRHYDVIGATRDDAMGEAYDKVGKLLGLGFPAGAAIDRSAQRGRPDAVDFPVALRDGSFDFSFSGLKTAVAYKLRDEPQWLEERHRPDLLASFQSAAMRSVLTKIERAAIQYRVHAVCAAGGVAANSALRSGLADIAGRLSIEVAVPPLKYCADNAAMIGYAAHKLWQAGLPAEQLPVRPRWPITELRSPAAAFSS
- a CDS encoding acyl-CoA carboxylase subunit beta is translated as MKVTEELKRRRTLSTLGGGEKRIEAQHKKGKMTARERLDILLDPGSFHEIDALVTHRSQQFGLGEQIVYGDGVVTGYGKIDGRTVFVFAQDFTAFGGSLAEAHGKKICKIMDMAMKVGAPVIGLNDSGGARVQEGVVSLGAYADIFLRNTLASGVVPQLSAIMGPCAGGAVYSPAITDFTLMVENTSNMFVTGPKVVKTVTHEDITSEELGGAVTHASKSGVAHFACPNEAHCLLTLRRMLSYMPQNNQEDPPRQPVPQQPLTDDTLAALIPAEATRPYDMKDVIRRVVDKDCFVRFCDAFNIPLVTFVDVPGFLPGTEQEWNGIIVNGAKLLYAYCEATVPKITVITRKAYGGAYDVMSSKHIRGDLNFAWPTAEIAVMGAQGAVEIIFAKEIASAADPDAAKKKFVDEYTTLFANPFEAASFGYIDEVIDPAETRSRIISALETLENKVDSNPPKKHGNIPL
- a CDS encoding response regulator; its protein translation is MARILLIDDDDDYRGVLREFIETRGHTVLEAVSARDGMDIFLREKVDLVVSDFMMPEKSGLELLGELRNINPKVLFIMVTGFASLDTAKEAIRLGAYDLLPKPVDMDQLTAVMRRALATIELQSNLSTVRGVNFALLLAIPLWLGVGYLLFRFLSR